The Diadema setosum chromosome 4, eeDiaSeto1, whole genome shotgun sequence genome window below encodes:
- the LOC140227483 gene encoding uncharacterized protein — protein sequence MSDDVINQLTLDEARAFLSNVLEMTSPESKLQSDPESFLNEMIVAWLHHIPFQTIKEISVPHHERHLPSIPEIKSDMFSRLGGVCYDHSVFCYLLLKTLGFCVSLTPCDVSYTDSHAISIVHNLTKEGSRHIVDVGTGYPTFRAIPMDFEQVSPEYTDSFLRYRYIYEGDLIIRQHHVDTDPRAALWPDRVKDGWYYFIYIHHKTQVSIPYFDVAMTRIYKELLPSPPYLSSPRCMAWPNKQFVCIKDTTLLLETVPGTVKKSYLKSRDDILAAFSKYFPQVPLDSVEVALRDENVKLDFTKGQH from the coding sequence ATgtctgatgacgtcatcaatcaGCTGACTCTTGACGAAGCTCGAGCCTTCCTTAGCAATGTACTTGAAATGACGTCACCAGAAAGCAAGCTGCAGTCCGACCCTGAGTCTTTTCTCAACGAAATGATTGTGGCCTGGCTCCACCATATCCCCTTCCAGACGATCAAGGAGATTTCTGTGCCGCACCATGAGCGCCACCTGCCATCGATTCCCGAAATCAAAAGCGACATGTTTTCCAGGTTGGGTGGGGTTTGCTATGATCATAGCGTTTTCTGCTACCTACTACTCAAAACGTTGGGCTTTTGCGTGAGCTTGACCCCCTGTGACGTAAGTTACACGGACAGTCACGCTATCTCCATTGTGCACAATCTGACCAAAGAGGGCAGTAGGCACATCGTCGATGTGGGCACTGGCTacccgacgtttcgcgccattCCGATGGACTTCGAACAAGTTTCGCCAGAGTACACCGACTCCTTCCTGCGCTACCGCTACATCTACGAAGGAGACCTCATCATTCGCCAGCATCACGTGGACACCGACCCGAGGGCCGCCCTGTGGCCGGACCGAGTCAAAGATGGCTGGTATTATTTTATCTACATCCACCATAAGACTCAGGTGAGCATTCCCTACTTTGACGTGGCGATGACCCGTATCTACAAGGAGCTCTTACCGTCCCCTCCATATTTGTCCAGTCCTCGATGCATGGCCTGGCCGAACAAGCAGTTCGTCTGCATCAAAGACACAACACTGCTGTTAGAGACAGTACCCGGTACGGTGAAGAAGTCGTATTTGAAATCTCGCGATGACATTCTTGCGGCGTTCAGCAAGTACTTCCCCCAAGTACCTCTTGACTCGGTTGAGGTTGCCCTGCGGGATGAGAACGTCAAACTTGACTTCACCAAAGGGCAACATTGA